The sequence TTTATTAGTGTGCTTGATGTTGTTCAGGAATTTGTCGGTAGGCTTTTCCCGGGAATGCAAATTATTAGCTCCATGCCCTTTCGCGTCACACGCTATGTCGATGTTCCGGTAGTTGATGAAGACGCTGAGGATGAAGATTTGCTAGAGTTTATGGAAGGCGAGTTACAGCGTCGACGTTTTGCGCAAGTCGTGCGGCTTGAATATGCAGGAATTTGTGACAAATGGATGCTTAGTTTGCTGAAGAGTGAACTGAGCTTGGGTGACAGCGATATCTATCAACGTGAGCACTTACTTGAATATCATAACCTTAAAACTTTATATGACCGTGGACCATTGAGTTTAAAATATAAACCATGGAAATCAGTTATTCCGCTGCGCTGTCTACAGGAAGATCAAGCCTTGTTTGAGACAATTCGATCGCAGGATCTCTTAGTGCATCATCCTTATGAAAGTTTTTCCGGCAGTGTTGAGCGATTTTTGAAAGAAGCAATTAACGATCCAGCAGTATTAGCGATTAAAATGACGGTTTACCGGGCTGGCGATAAAAGTAGATTAATGCCACTTTTAATTGAAGCAGCTGAGCGTGGTAAGCAAGTTGTGGTGCTGCTTGAACTACGCGCAAGTTTTGAAGAAGCGCAAAATATTAATTGGGCAGTGCGTCTTGAAAAAGCTGGGGCGCACGTACTCTATGGCACTGTTGGGCTTAAAACCCACGCTAAATTATTGCTTGTCGTGCGGCGCGAAAATGAAGGTATTAGATCTTACGTGCATATCGGCACTGGAAACTATCGCGATACTACCGCACATTATTATACCGATCTAAGTTTTTTTACGGCACGATACGAAATTACCAATGATGTCGTAAAAGTTTTTCATTATTTAACCGGGAAGTCTGACCAACAGAATTTCTCGGCACTTTTAGTGGCGCCTTTAGAGTTACGAAAAAAGCTGGAAAGCTTAGTCGAAAGAGAAATTCAAAATGCAGCACAAGGTCTACCTGCACGAGTGATTATCAAATGCAACAATCTTGAAGATCCAGACTTTATAGCCTTACTTTATCGAGCTTCACAGGCAAACGTTAAAATTGATTTAATCATTCGTGGAGTGTGTTGTTTAGTTCCAGGATTGCCAGGAATCAGTGACAATATTCAAGTTCTATCTGTGCTTGGGCGATTTCTTGAGCATTCACGAATTTTTTACTTTGCAAATGGTGCTTCTGACCCACTGCAAGGGGACTTTTTCATTGGATCCTCGGATTTAATGCACAGAAATTTTAATACACGCGTTGAAGTTCTTACTCCAATTATCGGAGGAGAACAAAGACAGAAATGTTTTGAAATTCTTTATGTGATGCTTAACGATCAACGTGATGCCTGGGAAATGCAAAGTGATGGCAGCTATCGATTACGGTCGCAAAGCGCGAATCTAGATCAGGTAGGAAGCCAAGATGAATTAATGGAGCGAGCAGAAGAAAAATCTGCCGCGTAAGTTTCAGAGAAGACCAACTCAACGAGGTATCAGAACCTATAATTTGACTTAGTCTTCTTTTCTGCCGTTACTGGTGACAAGCTTAGTAACTTCTTGACCGAGCGCGCGGTAACGCCACAAGGTCCAGAAGATTACAGCCATTCCGAGTAGAGCCATCGCACGGATGATGACTTCCGGCTGGAAGGCATGCATCGCTGAAGTGATCAAACCCCAGAGCACTGGAATGATTCCACCGTAAAGCGCTACTTGGGCAGAGCGCACGCGACCTTGAAATGCTGGGTCAACGATTCTCCAGATAGCATCTCCTGAAACGACCCAGTAGGGGCTGAGCACGAGATAGAAAATGCCGTAGAAAATCGGAGCAAGCGGGGTTAGTGCGAAGAAAGAGAAACAAAAGACTGCAACTGGGGCAATCGCCACACAGTAGCGCCAAATACCTTCCTCCCAACGCTTAAAATGCTTATTCCCGAGGGAACCAATGACTCCACCAATGCCACCGGCGCCTAAAATCCAACCCGCATGCATCGGATCGTTTCTAGCGAAGGGGACAATTAGGACTAGCGAGATGAAACATGTCACTGTGATCACAGCACCGATCCAAGTTGTTAGTGCAATTTGCGGATTTGATTGAAGGATCGTGATCCCTTCGATCATTTGCCGCCAACCATGTTTTTCTTTGCTATTTGCTGATAAACTCGTCTTGAGAAATATCAGGCAAATACCGCCACCCGCAAAAAGTGCTCCAGTAACAGCAAATGTTGGATAAACCCCAAGTGTCCCAATTAATCCACCTGCCGGAATTGCGATGATACGTGAGACATTGAAAAGAAACACGCGCCACTCAATTACTGCAGTGCCACGGTTGATTGGAATAATTTCACGTAAGAGCGAATCCATGCCGACGAAAAATGTATTGCGCATGATACCGTAAGTACAAGCAATTGCTGCAAACCAAAAGATTTGGGACATGCTCATGGAAAGAATCATCAAGAGCCCCGCGATAGCTGCTAAGCAACAAATGCAGATGATGCTGATACTTTTGCGCGACAGGCGATCGACTATGCTGCCAAGTGGAATCCCCAAAACAATTGTGAGGATGGCTTGGATTGCATAGATTTGGCTGTATAAAGCTTTATTGTGCTCTCCTGCATGTTGCTGGAGTGCAGATAAAAAAGCCCCGTCAGCCAGAACGACGATAAAAAATGGGTACCAGTACAGCTGTAGTCTGGCCCCACGGATTTCTGAAAAGCTCATTTCTTTTTTCCTTGGAGACCAGACTTCAGGGAGCGGTTAAAACCTATTACCTCCTGAGTTGGTTCTCAATTGAGAAGCAATTGCTTCTGATTAAAGAACCAATCAGTAATTTATGCCCATATTCAGTTGAGAAATGATCGGAAAATTAGAATATAATCGATGCCCGACGAATAATCAAATCGTTAATTAGTGACAATCAGCTTTTCTGCTAATTCAGGGGTCTGTCGCGAAACTTAGTTTCGCGACAGACCCTTAGGTGAGACGCTAGTGCCGCATAGCAGAGTGTGCAGTGATCTAACGATATTCTCAAGTAAATTCCGCGATCTGCAGTCGACGCTTAAAAGTCTCATAAAAAAAACGTGACTGATCCTCAAGTTTAAGTCGTTCAAACTCGAGATCGCTTTTCCCCTTGAGATGCAAGGTGACCGCGGAACTTGTTTGCTTAATCTTGTTGAGGGTAATCTTTGATCCATGACCTTGGTGCAGAGCATGTGCAACGCGTAAGATGATTAATGCACGCTTGAAAGCTTCAGCCTCGTGTTCGTTCTGACAACACGAAAAAGGCCCTAGGCTCTTTTTCAAGCCTGCATGATGTAGGCAGAGCTCTGCAATTACCTCGCGTTCCCGGGCGCTGATGTAGGGAAAATCAAAATTAAGCGCGATGTAGGCTGCGTGAGTTTCGTAGCCTGCAATATGAATCGCCTTGCCGCTTTCATGTAAGATTGCAGCTGCAGCAATTTGTAATTTCCAGCCTGGTGAAAGCCGGTGAATCGGCTTAAGGCTTTCAAAAAGTAGTTCGGCACTTTTACGAACTTGCTGAACATACTTGCGGTCGACACCAAGTTTGCTCACGAAAATTTCAAGCTCAGCCAAGTGTGAATGTAGCAGAGAGCTCGTTTTAGCTTTGAGCGCTTTAATTTCTTCACTTAAAACCCCATCGCGTAGTGCAAAATCTGTAACCTGACATTTTGATGCATGAAAATAATTTAGGACTTCTTCCAAGATAATCGCGCCTGATAAAACAATGTCGGCGCGTTCTGGCTCAATTCCAGGGATTAAGCTGAGTTTTGCTTTTGTTAGATTTTGCGCAACTTTAATAAAGTTACGTAATTCTTTAAGCTTCACCGTGTCACTAGTCTGGCTAGTAATGCGTGTGAGCGATTTAATCGTACCGCTTGAGCCAATAATCTTTTTAATTGCTGTGCCACGCTGTTTGTTCAAGACAGAAAGCTCCTCGCGCACATGGTGGCGCAGTGCCAGAATCGGGTCTTTGCCATTAACATTCTTAGGCGGCACTGCTTTTAGAAAAACCTGCTGTAAGCGGGCGGCGCCGAGATCAAAACTTTTTTGTGCGATAATTTTACGGTCACGGCAGATACTAATTTCGGTACTGCCGCCGCCAATGTCAACTAAAGCGTAGCGCCCCTTACAGCGTGAATCATTCTGCACAATGCCCTGAGCGATTAAAATTGCTTCATCTTCACCAGAGAGAATTCTAAATTCAATTCCAGTCTGCTCGCGCACGAGTCTGAGGAACGTGTTACGATTCTTAGCTTCACGTACGGCACTCGTGGCAAATGCGTGTAGGACATCCACCCGAAAAGCTTGAAGGCGACTACGAAAGCTTTTCAGTGCAAGGATTGTGCGCTTGATAGCTTGTGGCTGTAAGTTGCCACCTTCAAAGAGGCCTTGCCCGAGACGCACCATTAGACGGTCACGATGTAAGCGGATACAGTGCGGTTTTGCACGTGGATTTTTTTCACGAATTTCGTGAATATCAAGCCTAACGCTATTTGTGCCTAAATCAATAATCCCGATACGCATAACGTGTCTACGAGAAATCTTTTTCCGCTTATCGTCAAGGGAAAAGATTTGCAGTATGTTGAAATTATGACTATTCCACAAATTAAAATTAAAGCTGGCCGTGAGCAGTCAATCCGCCGCTTCCATCTCTGGGTCTTTTCTGGAGCTTTAGTCGAGTCTAAGCCTGACATAGAACCAGGATCGGTTGTGCAGGTTGTTACCCATCATGGCGAGCACCTGGCTACTGCCCATTATGAGGCAGGCTCGATTGCATTAAAAATTTTAAGCTTTGACAAGGAAGTAATTGACCAAGCTTTTTTTGAGAAACGACTCGAACAGGCAATCTACTTACGGGCAAACCTCGGATTGGGTAGAGACTTTGATACAACTGCTTTTCGTTTGGTGCATGCCGAAGGTGACTTATTACCAGGATTAATTATCGATTTGTATGACAATACTGCGGTGATGCAATGCCATTCGCAGGGGATGTACTTACAACGCAAGATCATCGCGCAAGCCTTACGCAATACACTTGGCCCAGGTTTGAAAGCAATATTTTTAAAGCATGTTAATCAGTCTGATTCCGCAGAAGCATCCGCATCAGCAGCAGCTGGCGAATATTTATATGGACAAAAAGTTACTGCCTATGTTTTTGAGAACCGCCTGCAATTTACTGTGGACTGGGAGCAGGGACAAAAAACCGGGTTTTTTCTGGATCAAAGAGAAAATCGCTTAATCATTCGTAAGCTTGCAAATGAGAAAGTCGTACTAAATGCATTTGCTTATACAGGCGGGTTTTCAGTGGCCGCTGGGGTGGGTGGGGCCAATGCCGTGACTTCCGTTGATGCGTCGCAGACTGCGCTTACGCAATGTGAACAGCATATGCGGACTAATTGTAGTGGTGTGCCGCATCAAGCACTGCGTGAAGACTGCTTTAAATATTTTGCTAACCTCAGAGAAAAGTTTGATTTAATTATTCTCGACCCTCCGGCATTTGTAAAACACCGTGCCGCGTTAAAACGTGGTATTAATGGATACGAGGAGCTTAATGCCCAAGCCCTTAAGGTATTACCGCGCGGGGGATTACTGGCAACATTCTCCTGTTCGCAGTTAGTGACAAATCTGGATTTTTTTCAACTGATTCAACGTGCAGCCTTGCGCGTCAAGGCGAAGGTGCGGATTGTGCACGAGCTCTCTCAAGCTCCATGTCACCCTAAACTTCTAAGTCATCCAGAGGGGAATTATTTAAAAGGCTTTTTACTTGAAGTCATAGAGTAAGCTTGATGTTTTGGACTAATCGGCGCATCCGCAACGTTGTTTTGATTTTAGCGACTTTGCTTTATTTTCGCCTCGGCGTTGAAATCTTTGCAGATAGTTCTAAGCACAAAACTTTTTTTCTAGGCGATTTTCCCGCCTTCTACATCAGTGGTCAATTACTAGATTATCCTGTCGCAGAGCGCTATCAACTGAAGTTGCAACGTATTTTGGAAAACAACAGATTTCCCAGTCTTAAAGGGAACTACTTCTATGTAGCCTATCCACCATATGCACTTTTACTTTATTCCCCACTTGCCTGGGCTAGCCCCCAAATATCAAGAATAATTTATGCCCTACTGGTTCTCGTTGCAGGACTGGTTGCAGCATATTTGCTCTCAACACTTGCTAGCGACAAGCTGGAGAAGCAAATTATTTTTTTAGCAACAATTACTTTTCCTTCTTTCCTTTTTTCGCTGCATACTGGGCAAAATTCAATAATGCTACTACTGGCAGCATTAATGACCTGGCGTTTACTTACCGGTCAGCGCGAAGCGCTCGCAGGCGTTACTTTAGCCGTGTTTTGGATCAAGCCACACTATGCCTTAATGCTTTTAGTGGTTATGGGGTTATTGCGATTCTGGAAAACCCTAGTAATTTTTTTAACGGCGGGAGTTTTTTGTTACGCTATCGGTTATTTTCTCAGTGATGGCGAATGGCTGATTGATTGGCTGAAGATGACTCAGTGGTTTTATTTAGATAACCTCATGCGGAGCTCGCATGTGATCATTTCACTTCCAATGGCACTAGACTACTTTTCGACACTAGGCTTCCCAGCTCAAAAACCATTGAACCTAGTCTTATGGTTGTTTTATCTCTACTGCCTAGGGTTGATTAGCTACAATTTATATCAATCTAGTAGTGCTGAGCTTGAGGTGCGCGCCGAACAATTTCTACTAGTAGTAGCTTTACTCAGTTTTTTTGCGCCGTATGCAATGTATTATGATTTTGTCTTGATCTTACCGGCCTTAGTGATTTTAGGCCGAGAGGAGCGGGGTAATAAGTTTTTAATTTACTGTTATGCCTTGGCCTACTTGGCGCTTTTAGAAATACATTTTATTTTTTCTGCAAGTCCAGCGGTGCCGCTTCTAGCCGGAGTAAATTTTGCTGCTGCGGTTTGGATTATTCAAAAGCGTTTCACTATAAATAGTCGCGAATTAGCTTGAACTATAAACAAAAACGCCGCAGGCTTTTTACGACCTACGGCGTTTTGGAATTGCTTAGAAGGAAACTTAGCCGTTTAGACCAAGCTTTTCGATTGTGGCAACGTCAGCTTTACCGGTTGTCTTTAAGCCAGTTTTCTTTTGAAAAGCCTTAAGCGCTTCGACTGTTTTTTTGCCCATGATGCCATCAACTACAAGGTTTGTGCCAGTTGTAGTGTTGAGTGCTTCTTGAATTGCTGCAACATCTGCAGGTCCACCAAACTTTGTGACTTTTGTTGTTGTCGGAGTATCAAGCGAAGTCATTTCTGCTGTGTCGGTTGTGGTAGTTTTTGATGTTTTAGCGCAAGCAGCTAGACCAAAAACTAATCCGATTATTGTAAGGGTTTTGATTGCTTTCATAGTGTTCTCCTCGTTGATGTCTAAAATTTTACCGTGGCAGCTAAGGCTTAAGCTTTACCTTCTTTGTAAGTTACATGCTTTCTAGCAACCGGATCATATTTCTTGACTTCAACCTTACCGGTCTTGTTTTTTTTATTTTTCGTGGTCGTATAGAAGTGACCTGTGCCCGCTGTTGACTGTAATTTAATGACTTCTCTCATATAAATGTCCTAACCTTGTTTACTGTCCAATCTTGAGTGTGTCTTTATTGGGAAGGGTGAGTTTTTACAGGAATTTGCAGAAATTTCAAAGCCCAACCGTGAGATTGCCTAAAACTATGAATTTTAAGGGTTTTTAGCTATATAGTTCAAGATAGATGCTTACTATTTCGCGTAAAATTCGGTTACCCTATCTGGCCTCAGGTCAGAGCAGTAAGTTTGATCCTGAAACTGAAATTGTTGCCACTTTATCAGGCAACCAAATGCAAGATGGGATGATTATCAATCTCAGGAATGTAAAAAAAGAATTAACTGCAATTGGCTTAAGCTTGCAGTGCAATGACTTGCTAGATTTTACTGTTGAATTTTATCGACAAGCGCGTCAGCAATTACTTAGTTCAAATATTAAGCTAGAGTCGTTAGCAGCGACACTTTCTAGTAATACAATCAGGTTAACCAAAGATATGCTAACATTAAGTCGCAGTTATGAATTTGCAGCAAGTCACCGACTTGAGCGGAATGATTGGGACAGGGAAAAAAATTGTCAAGAATTTGGCAATTGCAGCGATACTCATGGCCATAATTTCGTCCTCACCGTAAGTGTGGGCACTGCTACCGAAGCAGCCACTCCAGTTTTAATTAGCCCATCTGAATTGGATGTAATTGTCGATCAAGTCTTACTGCGGGAAATGGATCACAAGGATTTTAACTCGACTGTGAGTTTTATGCAGGGCAAATTGCCGACGATAGAAAATATTGTCCAAACTTGCTTTGAAAGACTTGCGCCACATTTTCAGGCCCCACTAAAGCTGACTAAGCTTAAACTAGCTGAAACATCCAACCACTGGGCTGAGTTTTCCGTAGCCGAGGTATGCTGATGCAGGCAAAGTCTGGTTTAACAATTTCAGGTGTTGCAATTAATCAAACCCCGCTTGATTGGCGAGGGAATTTAGCGCGTATTATTTCTGGAATCGAGCAAGCTAAAGCACAACACTCAAAACTGATTGTTTTCCCAGAGCTCGCAATTTCTGGCTACGGTTGTGAAGATATGTTTCTTTCGAATCTGTGCCTTGAAGAGTCGCTGCAGTCTTTGCTGGAAATTCTTCCCAAGACTAAAGATTGCACCGTAGTGGTGGGCTTACCACTGCGAGTTTTAGAGACTACAAGTGTGCCTACTAAAAAGCTAACACTGCAAAAGAAAATCTACACAGATCAGGTTTATAACGCTTGTTGTGTGATTAGCGATCAAAAAATCCAGGGCTTTGCCGCCAAGCGCTTTCTTGCGCGAGATGAAGTTTATTATGAGCCGCGCTGGTTTAATGCCTGGCCACTAGGAAAGGTTGGAACTGTGGAGATTGCCGGGAAAAGCTATCCTGTTGGCGATATTATTTTCGATGCGGCCGGAACAAAGTTTGGCATTGAAATTTGTGAAGATGCCTGGGTTTATGATCGTCCAGCAAATGCCTTGGTTCAAGACGGCGCTAAATTGATTATCAATATTAGTGCTAGCCATTTTGCTTTTGGGAAAATGGCTTTTCGCCAGAAACTTTGCAGCGAAACTTCTCGGGATTTAGCTGTGCCTTACGTTTACGTAAACTTATTGGGAAACGATTCTGGAAGAATTATATATGATGGTGGGACGATTTTTGCTGAGCATGGCGAAATTGTAAAAATCGGACCACGGCTGGGATTTGAAGAAGTTGTGGTGACTACCCATACAGTTAATGCCCAGCAAAAAGTCAGTACGGATTCTGACGCTCACTGGGAAAGCTCTCCCAGCCATAAAGAGGAAGAATTCTTCCGCGCCGAGGCACTCGGGCTTTTTGATTATTTAAGAAAAAGTAAAGCTCATGGCTTTGTGGTTTCGATTAGCGGTGGGGCTGATTCTGCTGCAGTGAGTGCTTTAGTAACCTTGATGATTAGGGCAGGGATTAGTGCCTTGGGGATCGCGGATTTTAAAAAGCGCTTAGACTATATTCCCGCCATCCAAGGTTTAAAATCAGAACAAGAAATAATTCGGGCGCTATTAACTTGCGTCTTCCAAGCGACAGAGCATAATTCTCAAGCCACAACAACTGCAGCACGTGAAGTTGCCCAAGGCCTAGGTGCGACTTTTCTAAGCTGGGAGATTGGCAAGCTTGTTGCTGAATATCAGCGCATTGTTGCTACTGCTTTAGCCACAAACTTAACTTGGGAAACGGATGGCTTGGCGCTACAAAATATTCAAGCGCGAGTCCGCAGTCCCGGAGTGTGGCTTGTTGCCAACAAGAAAAATGCGCTGCTATTATCAACTAGTAACCGTTCTGAGGCTGCCGTAGGTTATGCAACCATGGACGGAGACACTTCAGGT comes from bacterium and encodes:
- the ppk1 gene encoding polyphosphate kinase 1; this translates as MSKTDQHPQYINRELSWLEFNSRVLREAQDCKTPLLERFKFLSIFSNNLDEFYMKRVGKVRRDAQKQSIQQTPDGRTAEEILGLIHAKVTDLNQSAEAVYRKLVADLADQRIMIVRPQDLSLEDKQWLADYFDRQIFPVLTPLAVDSAHPFPFISNLSTSLGVCLRAKSSRRKHFARVKTSALDEQLILLPSKPEAQQRFISVLDVVQEFVGRLFPGMQIISSMPFRVTRYVDVPVVDEDAEDEDLLEFMEGELQRRRFAQVVRLEYAGICDKWMLSLLKSELSLGDSDIYQREHLLEYHNLKTLYDRGPLSLKYKPWKSVIPLRCLQEDQALFETIRSQDLLVHHPYESFSGSVERFLKEAINDPAVLAIKMTVYRAGDKSRLMPLLIEAAERGKQVVVLLELRASFEEAQNINWAVRLEKAGAHVLYGTVGLKTHAKLLLVVRRENEGIRSYVHIGTGNYRDTTAHYYTDLSFFTARYEITNDVVKVFHYLTGKSDQQNFSALLVAPLELRKKLESLVEREIQNAAQGLPARVIIKCNNLEDPDFIALLYRASQANVKIDLIIRGVCCLVPGLPGISDNIQVLSVLGRFLEHSRIFYFANGASDPLQGDFFIGSSDLMHRNFNTRVEVLTPIIGGEQRQKCFEILYVMLNDQRDAWEMQSDGSYRLRSQSANLDQVGSQDELMERAEEKSAA
- a CDS encoding MFS transporter; translation: MSFSEIRGARLQLYWYPFFIVVLADGAFLSALQQHAGEHNKALYSQIYAIQAILTIVLGIPLGSIVDRLSRKSISIICICCLAAIAGLLMILSMSMSQIFWFAAIACTYGIMRNTFFVGMDSLLREIIPINRGTAVIEWRVFLFNVSRIIAIPAGGLIGTLGVYPTFAVTGALFAGGGICLIFLKTSLSANSKEKHGWRQMIEGITILQSNPQIALTTWIGAVITVTCFISLVLIVPFARNDPMHAGWILGAGGIGGVIGSLGNKHFKRWEEGIWRYCVAIAPVAVFCFSFFALTPLAPIFYGIFYLVLSPYWVVSGDAIWRIVDPAFQGRVRSAQVALYGGIIPVLWGLITSAMHAFQPEVIIRAMALLGMAVIFWTLWRYRALGQEVTKLVTSNGRKED
- a CDS encoding Ppx/GppA family phosphatase, producing the protein MRIGIIDLGTNSVRLDIHEIREKNPRAKPHCIRLHRDRLMVRLGQGLFEGGNLQPQAIKRTILALKSFRSRLQAFRVDVLHAFATSAVREAKNRNTFLRLVREQTGIEFRILSGEDEAILIAQGIVQNDSRCKGRYALVDIGGGSTEISICRDRKIIAQKSFDLGAARLQQVFLKAVPPKNVNGKDPILALRHHVREELSVLNKQRGTAIKKIIGSSGTIKSLTRITSQTSDTVKLKELRNFIKVAQNLTKAKLSLIPGIEPERADIVLSGAIILEEVLNYFHASKCQVTDFALRDGVLSEEIKALKAKTSSLLHSHLAELEIFVSKLGVDRKYVQQVRKSAELLFESLKPIHRLSPGWKLQIAAAAILHESGKAIHIAGYETHAAYIALNFDFPYISAREREVIAELCLHHAGLKKSLGPFSCCQNEHEAEAFKRALIILRVAHALHQGHGSKITLNKIKQTSSAVTLHLKGKSDLEFERLKLEDQSRFFYETFKRRLQIAEFT
- a CDS encoding class I SAM-dependent rRNA methyltransferase, whose protein sequence is MTIPQIKIKAGREQSIRRFHLWVFSGALVESKPDIEPGSVVQVVTHHGEHLATAHYEAGSIALKILSFDKEVIDQAFFEKRLEQAIYLRANLGLGRDFDTTAFRLVHAEGDLLPGLIIDLYDNTAVMQCHSQGMYLQRKIIAQALRNTLGPGLKAIFLKHVNQSDSAEASASAAAGEYLYGQKVTAYVFENRLQFTVDWEQGQKTGFFLDQRENRLIIRKLANEKVVLNAFAYTGGFSVAAGVGGANAVTSVDASQTALTQCEQHMRTNCSGVPHQALREDCFKYFANLREKFDLIILDPPAFVKHRAALKRGINGYEELNAQALKVLPRGGLLATFSCSQLVTNLDFFQLIQRAALRVKAKVRIVHELSQAPCHPKLLSHPEGNYLKGFLLEVIE
- a CDS encoding DUF2029 domain-containing protein; the protein is MFWTNRRIRNVVLILATLLYFRLGVEIFADSSKHKTFFLGDFPAFYISGQLLDYPVAERYQLKLQRILENNRFPSLKGNYFYVAYPPYALLLYSPLAWASPQISRIIYALLVLVAGLVAAYLLSTLASDKLEKQIIFLATITFPSFLFSLHTGQNSIMLLLAALMTWRLLTGQREALAGVTLAVFWIKPHYALMLLVVMGLLRFWKTLVIFLTAGVFCYAIGYFLSDGEWLIDWLKMTQWFYLDNLMRSSHVIISLPMALDYFSTLGFPAQKPLNLVLWLFYLYCLGLISYNLYQSSSAELEVRAEQFLLVVALLSFFAPYAMYYDFVLILPALVILGREERGNKFLIYCYALAYLALLEIHFIFSASPAVPLLAGVNFAAAVWIIQKRFTINSRELA
- a CDS encoding peptidoglycan-binding protein; protein product: MKAIKTLTIIGLVFGLAACAKTSKTTTTDTAEMTSLDTPTTTKVTKFGGPADVAAIQEALNTTTGTNLVVDGIMGKKTVEALKAFQKKTGLKTTGKADVATIEKLGLNG
- the rpmG gene encoding 50S ribosomal protein L33, which codes for MREVIKLQSTAGTGHFYTTTKNKKNKTGKVEVKKYDPVARKHVTYKEGKA
- a CDS encoding 6-carboxytetrahydropterin synthase, coding for MLTISRKIRLPYLASGQSSKFDPETEIVATLSGNQMQDGMIINLRNVKKELTAIGLSLQCNDLLDFTVEFYRQARQQLLSSNIKLESLAATLSSNTIRLTKDMLTLSRSYEFAASHRLERNDWDREKNCQEFGNCSDTHGHNFVLTVSVGTATEAATPVLISPSELDVIVDQVLLREMDHKDFNSTVSFMQGKLPTIENIVQTCFERLAPHFQAPLKLTKLKLAETSNHWAEFSVAEVC
- the nadE gene encoding NAD(+) synthase, producing MQAKSGLTISGVAINQTPLDWRGNLARIISGIEQAKAQHSKLIVFPELAISGYGCEDMFLSNLCLEESLQSLLEILPKTKDCTVVVGLPLRVLETTSVPTKKLTLQKKIYTDQVYNACCVISDQKIQGFAAKRFLARDEVYYEPRWFNAWPLGKVGTVEIAGKSYPVGDIIFDAAGTKFGIEICEDAWVYDRPANALVQDGAKLIINISASHFAFGKMAFRQKLCSETSRDLAVPYVYVNLLGNDSGRIIYDGGTIFAEHGEIVKIGPRLGFEEVVVTTHTVNAQQKVSTDSDAHWESSPSHKEEEFFRAEALGLFDYLRKSKAHGFVVSISGGADSAAVSALVTLMIRAGISALGIADFKKRLDYIPAIQGLKSEQEIIRALLTCVFQATEHNSQATTTAAREVAQGLGATFLSWEIGKLVAEYQRIVATALATNLTWETDGLALQNIQARVRSPGVWLVANKKNALLLSTSNRSEAAVGYATMDGDTSGGLCPIGGVDKSFIRRWLRWLEKEGPADLGSYPCMSFVNALEPSAELKPQSEKQTDEADLMPYEVLDRIEELAIRDKQSPAEVLALIEKEYSSRFSQRSLSAWVKRFYTLFAQNQWKRERYAPSFMLDDENLDPKTWLRFPILSGGFVKQIKELK